The window GGAGGCAAAAATAACATTTCTTACATTTTCAGGCAATCAGGAGATCTGTAATCTTTTAAAGGTTGCAGATGATTATATATATCTTTCCACAACTGACTTTTCAGCATTCTTTTTTCAGACTCTTAAAACCTTATATAGGATAAGGAAGGAACATTTTGATATATCTATAGACATGGAGTTTTTTTCCAAGTTCTCCACAATAATGAATTATCTTACCGGAGCTCAAAGAAGAATAGGTTTTTTTTCCCGGCAGATGTGGAGGGGAAATTTATTGACTGATCATATCTATTATAACCAGCACAGACATATAGTTGACATCTTCCTGGCCCTTGTTGCTGTTTTGGGTATCAATACAAAAGATAAAGAGGTGGAAAGAATTAAAACTTCAGATGAAGAAAAAAAATATATCAGAGAATTCCTTAAATCAGAGGGTGTTGGTGAAAAAGATTTGCTGATAGGCGTAAATGTTAATGCCAGCGATATGTGTTATGAAAGGAAATGGCCGGGAGAAAGTTTTGCAAAGTTGATATCCAGATTAATAACTTCTCATGATGCCAAAGTAGTTTTAATAGGGGGTAAAGAGGATAAAGGATATGTTGAAAAATTAGTTGAAGGAATTGACTTCAAAGAAAAGATTTTAAATTTAGCAGGAAGATTAAATCTTACCCAGCTCTTGGCTTTTTTAAGCGAAGTAAAGTTCTTCATAACTAATGATAGCGGACCGCTCCACCTTGCTGTTTCGTTGGGAATCCCTACTGTGTCTTTTTTTGGTCCAGAAACTCCATCTCTTTATGGACCTCCCATAGATGATGGCAACAACCTTGTATTTTATAAAAACCTTTATTGTAGCCCATGCCTGAGTGTCTATAATGTTAAGACTGCAGTTTGTAATGGGGATAAC is drawn from Candidatus Schekmanbacteria bacterium and contains these coding sequences:
- a CDS encoding glycosyltransferase family 9 protein, with product MNINKMKAIDKWLGIPLCVFLTIFNKVWIFRKSAKRNNAVKKILVMKYFGIGSILLATPALRALRKGYPEAKITFLTFSGNQEICNLLKVADDYIYLSTTDFSAFFFQTLKTLYRIRKEHFDISIDMEFFSKFSTIMNYLTGAQRRIGFFSRQMWRGNLLTDHIYYNQHRHIVDIFLALVAVLGINTKDKEVERIKTSDEEKKYIREFLKSEGVGEKDLLIGVNVNASDMCYERKWPGESFAKLISRLITSHDAKVVLIGGKEDKGYVEKLVEGIDFKEKILNLAGRLNLTQLLAFLSEVKFFITNDSGPLHLAVSLGIPTVSFFGPETPSLYGPPIDDGNNLVFYKNLYCSPCLSVYNVKTAVCNGDNQCLKQISFEEVYKAIEEKYFSHEYDRLP